Part of the Paenibacillus terrae HPL-003 genome is shown below.
ACCAATGATCTACAGCATCGGTGCAATGCTCACCCTCTGTGATTTCCCGTCCTGGTGTGACTTCCAGCCACGGTCCCCGTCTTTTCCAGCCACCTTGCCAGCTCATAGACGTTTGAGCGCGCGATAGTTCGCCTCAATGGTCGCATCAATATCCTCAACCGTATGCACACCTGATACGAACATACCCTCGAATTGAGATGGAGCCACACTAACGCCCTCATTCACCATTTCAGTAAAGTAACGGCGGAAGTGGTCCTGATTACTCGTTTTAGCTGTGTCAAAATTGACAACCTTTTCTTCTGTAAAAAATGGACAAACCATGGAACCCACGCGATTGATCGTGACAGGGATACCCAGCTCGCTCGCATTACGTTCGAATCCGGCTTGAAGTCTTGCTGCCCGCTCTTCCAGGCGATCGTATACTTCTGGCGTTAGCAATTTAAGTGTCGAATAGCCTGCTGCCATAGCCAGCGGATTTCCGCTAAGTGTACCCGCCTGATAGATCGGACCGGAAGGTGCAATCCGTTCCACAATATCACGACGTCCGCCATAAGCACCTACAGGCAGACCTCCGCCAATGACTTTGCCCAGACACGTGAGATCCGGCGTCACGCCAAAGCGGCCTTGAGCTGAATGAAGCCCTACCCGGAATCCGGTCATGACTTCATCAAAAATCAGCAGACTTCCATACTGCTGGGTTACCTCACGCAAACCTTCCAAAAATCCAGGCTGTGGCGGTACAACTCCCATATTGCCTGCTACTGGCTCGACAATAATTGCGGCAATCTCTTCACCAAATTTCTCAAAAGCTAGCTTCACCGAAGCCAAATCATTATAAGGGACGGTGAGTGTATGGTTGGCCACGACTTCAGGTACACCTGGACTATCGGGCAAGCCTAATGTCGCAACACCAGAGCCTGCTTTAATCAGCAAGCTGTCCGCATGACCGTGATATGATCCCTCAAATTTAAGGATTTTACTACGGCTCGTAAATCCGCGTGCGAGTCGAATCGCACTCATGGTCGCCTCAGTTCCAGAGCTAACCATCCGTACAAGATCCATTGAAGGAACACGTTCACATACGAGCTTGGCCATTTCAGTTTCTGCCAACGTCGGCGCTCCGAAACTGGTTCCTTTTACAACGGCAGCCTGTAAAGCTTTAACCACTTCGGGATGTGCATGGCCCATAATAAGCGGTCCCCATGAACATACATAGTCAATATAGGATTGACCGTCGATATCATATACCCGCGATCCTTCTCCACGGTCGATATAAACAGGCGTAATGCCGACGGATTTAAAAGCCCGGACTGGACTGTTTACGCCCCCCGGAATATATTGCTTTGCCTCATCAAAGGCTACTTTGGAGCGCGCATCCTCGCGCACTGTTCGTTGTTCGTTGATCATTCTGATCACTCCTGTCTTCTGAAAAATACGTTTATTGCTTCAACCATCTTGCCGCATCCTTGGCGGAATAGGTAATAATCATGTCTGCACCTGCGCGTTTCATGCTCGTCAAAATCTCCAGCACCATCGCTTTTTCATCAATCCAGCCTTGAAGAGCTGCCGCCTTGACCATCGCGTATTCACCGCTGACGTTGTAAGCCACCATAGGCAGATCAAACTGGTCTTTGATTGTACGCATCACATCCAGGTACGAGAGGGATGGCTTCACCATCAGCATATCCGCACCTTCCAGCACGTCCGATTCTGCTTCTCGCAATGCTTCACGTGCATTAGCAGGGTCCATCTGATAGGATTTGCGGTCACCGAATTGCGGTGCAGAATCTGCCGCTTCCCGGAAAGGACCATAAAAAGCAGACGCATATTTGACGGAATACGACATAATCGGAATATGCGATAAGCCTTCCTCATCCAGCCCTTGTCGAATCGCTTGCACAAAGCCGTCCATCATATTGGATGGCGCAATAATATCAGCGCCCGCTCTGGCTTGAGAAACGGCTGTACGTACCAGCACCTCCAGAGATTCGTCATTCAGCACTTCACCACATACCTCGCCATCATGCTCATGCATGTGGACCATACCGCAGTGCCCATGATCCGTAAACTCGCACAAACAAGTGTCAGCCACAACCAGCAGCTCGGGATAACGCGACTTGATCAGACGTGTAGCTTCCTGAACAATACCATCGTCCACAAAAGCCGAAGTGCCTAAGCTATCCTTCGTCTCCGGAATGCCAAACAGGAGCACGGCAGGAATGCCGAGCTCACTAATTTCTTTCAGTTCTTCTTCCAATTGGTCCAGAGAAAATCGGTACACACCCGGCATGGAGCTGATTTCCTGCTTCACTCCTGTACCGAATGTTACATAGATCGGCTGGATAAAATCAGCGGGATTCAATACCGTCTCACGTACCATACTGCGGATAGCAGCAGATTGACGCAAACGGCGATGTCTGGTAAAAGGAACACTCATGATTGCAAACCTCCAGTTTCTATACATTCATTTGGTAAAATAAAATTATGATGTCACAGCGCTTGATTGTTTCCAGTCACATAGCGATTGAATCAGGCTTTCAATAGTTGCCTTTTCCGCCATGAAGCTGACGGTCAGGCCCGCTTGGGTCGCTGTTTCTCCGGTGAGAGGACCAATCACAGCGATCGTCACTCCCTCCAGCAGCGACAGCGGATCTTCGACTTCCATCTGCCTGAGTGCTTCCAGAAAAAAGGTTACTGTTGAGGAACTAGTAAAAGTAATCGCATGGATGGCACGTTCCTCAAGCAGCTTGAGCAGCTCATCATCATGTGTGTTTGCCGCCAGCACGGTTTGATACAGATCGGCCTCGGTCACCTCAAGTCCAAGCATTCTCAGCTTCTCCGGCAGCCAGGACCGAGCGAGATCGCCTCTTGGCAGAAATACGTTCTGCCCTGCCTGCAAATCCTGCTCAAACGCTTCGAGCAAGCCCTCTGCCTGAAAAGGACCTTCGATCTGCTCCGCTTCAATTCCATGTGACCGCAATGCCGCCAAAGTGGCTGGCCCGACTGCTGCAATACGCGCCTTAAACAGCGATCGCACATCCTTGCCTTGTTCCTTCAGATGAGTGAAAAAATATTCCACTCCGTTGACGCTGGTAAAGAACACCCAGTCGTATTCAGGCAATCGCGCAAACGCCTCTTTAATTTGCCGTTGCGTCGGCTCGTCCGAAGGGACAACCGTCTGGATGACTGGAAATTCATAAGGCTCTCCACCAAGCTCCTCTATCCGATGAACCAGACTACTGGCCTGGGCACGCGCACGTGTAACCAAAATCCGCTTGCCGAACAAAGGCATATCCTCAGCCCATTTTAACTGTTCACGCTGATTAACCACTTCTCCGACGACGATAACGGCGGGAGGCTGAAAATTCGCCGCTTTCACCTTGGCCTCAATATCTGCCAGCGTACCCACCAGCGTATCCTGCTCTGCCCGGGTTCCCCAACGGATTAAAGCAACGGGTGTGCTTGGCGATTTGCCGTGTTTCATCAGTTGCTCACTGATATAGCCGATCTTCGCCACACCCATCATAAAGATCAGTGTGCCCGTTGCGTTCGTCACTTTATCCCAATGAATACTCTTGTCGAGCTTGTCCGGACTTTCATGCCCCGTAATGATAGACAACGATGAGGCCATATCCCGGTGTGTGACCGGAATGCCCGCATAGGCAGGTACACTGATCGCTGATGTAATGCCGGGTACGATCTCATAGGAAATACCGTGTTTGCGCAGCAGTCCGGCTTCTTCCCCGACCCGCCCAAAAATGGTAGGGTCCCCGCCTTTGAGCCGAACGACCGTTTTTCCTTCCAGAGCCAGATCCACCAGCAGCTGATTGATTTCCTCTTGCTTCATGGTGTGACGATCCGGTAGCTTGCCTACATATATTTTCTGAGCACCTGGCTTCATCAAACCCAAAAGGCGAGGGCTTGCCAGTCTGTCATAGACAATAACATCACCCAGTTGAATGCATTCCCAGCCCTTGACCGTAATCAGTCTTGCGTCACCGGGTCCTGCGCCTACTAAATATACCTTTCCCGTCATTCCATCATCCCCTCACCTGCGCCAGAATCTGTTCCGCTCCTTTGGCGATCAAGCTGGCCGCTACCGCTTCTCCCAGCTTTTGCGGA
Proteins encoded:
- the hemL gene encoding glutamate-1-semialdehyde 2,1-aminomutase codes for the protein MINEQRTVREDARSKVAFDEAKQYIPGGVNSPVRAFKSVGITPVYIDRGEGSRVYDIDGQSYIDYVCSWGPLIMGHAHPEVVKALQAAVVKGTSFGAPTLAETEMAKLVCERVPSMDLVRMVSSGTEATMSAIRLARGFTSRSKILKFEGSYHGHADSLLIKAGSGVATLGLPDSPGVPEVVANHTLTVPYNDLASVKLAFEKFGEEIAAIIVEPVAGNMGVVPPQPGFLEGLREVTQQYGSLLIFDEVMTGFRVGLHSAQGRFGVTPDLTCLGKVIGGGLPVGAYGGRRDIVERIAPSGPIYQAGTLSGNPLAMAAGYSTLKLLTPEVYDRLEERAARLQAGFERNASELGIPVTINRVGSMVCPFFTEEKVVNFDTAKTSNQDHFRRYFTEMVNEGVSVAPSQFEGMFVSGVHTVEDIDATIEANYRALKRL
- the hemB gene encoding porphobilinogen synthase; the encoded protein is MSVPFTRHRRLRQSAAIRSMVRETVLNPADFIQPIYVTFGTGVKQEISSMPGVYRFSLDQLEEELKEISELGIPAVLLFGIPETKDSLGTSAFVDDGIVQEATRLIKSRYPELLVVADTCLCEFTDHGHCGMVHMHEHDGEVCGEVLNDESLEVLVRTAVSQARAGADIIAPSNMMDGFVQAIRQGLDEEGLSHIPIMSYSVKYASAFYGPFREAADSAPQFGDRKSYQMDPANAREALREAESDVLEGADMLMVKPSLSYLDVMRTIKDQFDLPMVAYNVSGEYAMVKAAALQGWIDEKAMVLEILTSMKRAGADMIITYSAKDAARWLKQ
- the cobA gene encoding uroporphyrinogen-III C-methyltransferase, translated to MTGKVYLVGAGPGDARLITVKGWECIQLGDVIVYDRLASPRLLGLMKPGAQKIYVGKLPDRHTMKQEEINQLLVDLALEGKTVVRLKGGDPTIFGRVGEEAGLLRKHGISYEIVPGITSAISVPAYAGIPVTHRDMASSLSIITGHESPDKLDKSIHWDKVTNATGTLIFMMGVAKIGYISEQLMKHGKSPSTPVALIRWGTRAEQDTLVGTLADIEAKVKAANFQPPAVIVVGEVVNQREQLKWAEDMPLFGKRILVTRARAQASSLVHRIEELGGEPYEFPVIQTVVPSDEPTQRQIKEAFARLPEYDWVFFTSVNGVEYFFTHLKEQGKDVRSLFKARIAAVGPATLAALRSHGIEAEQIEGPFQAEGLLEAFEQDLQAGQNVFLPRGDLARSWLPEKLRMLGLEVTEADLYQTVLAANTHDDELLKLLEERAIHAITFTSSSTVTFFLEALRQMEVEDPLSLLEGVTIAVIGPLTGETATQAGLTVSFMAEKATIESLIQSLCDWKQSSAVTS